The DNA sequence CATCAGCTTCGCGGCCGGCGCCCTGGCCGGGGATGCCTTCATCCACCTCATACCGGAAGCCTTCGAAGAGCTGGGTACCGGCTTACTGACTCCATTGCTGATTATTGCCGGTATGCTGGCTTTCTTTGCTATCGAAAGCTCTATCCACTGGCGTCATTGCCATATCCCCACCTCAGAGCACCATGTACACCCGGTAGCCGCTCTGAACCTGATCAGTGAGTCTTTGCATAATTTCATTGACGGCGTCCTGATCGCGGCCAGCTATATGGTCAGTATTCCCCTCGGTATCGCCACGACTGTAGCGGTCATGGCACATGAAATACCACAGGAGATTGGCGATTTCGGAGTGCTGGTTTACGCTGGCTTCACGATAAAGAAAGCGTTGCTGTTTAACTTTGCCGCCGCTCTGACGGCGGTCATTGGTGCGGTTATCGTCCTGGTTATTGGTCAGCATATCAGCGGGCTCTCCGCATTGATGCTGCCGATTACGGCGGGTGGTTTCATCTATATCGCCGGCTCGGACATCGTTCCTGAAATCCACCGTACCTGTGACCGGCTGATTATTGCCGCCGGGCACTTCGTGGCGATATTACTGGGCATAGGCCTGATGGTGGCACTGGTAGTGCTGGAGTAATCTGGCTTTGCTTACCTTCGCGCCGCGCCGATAAGCTCGTTGATGTCTTCTATCCCCTCTTTTTCCAGGAACCGCTCGATACCCGCCAGCACATCGAGGGGGGCACTGGGATTAACAAAACCGGCCATGCCTATCTCGACGGCGCTGGCGCCCGCCATGATAAACTCGATGGCATCAGTGGCGGTGACAATGCCCCCGATGCCAATGACCGGTATCTCCACAGCCGCCGCCACCTCATAGACCATGTACAGCGCCACCGGTTTGATGGCCTGTCCGGATAACCCCCCGGTAATGTTGCCCAGGACGGGCCGGCG is a window from the Dehalococcoidales bacterium genome containing:
- a CDS encoding ZIP family metal transporter, with product ISFAAGALAGDAFIHLIPEAFEELGTGLLTPLLIIAGMLAFFAIESSIHWRHCHIPTSEHHVHPVAALNLISESLHNFIDGVLIAASYMVSIPLGIATTVAVMAHEIPQEIGDFGVLVYAGFTIKKALLFNFAAALTAVIGAVIVLVIGQHISGLSALMLPITAGGFIYIAGSDIVPEIHRTCDRLIIAAGHFVAILLGIGLMVALVVLE